From the Trifolium pratense cultivar HEN17-A07 linkage group LG4, ARS_RC_1.1, whole genome shotgun sequence genome, the window ACCTATTCAATTCATTCCGTTCTGAATCCATTTCACAATTAAATCCACTTTAACTTTATGCAACTATTATTAcataagaaaataagaaacatgaATAGTTGTAACCTACTATTTGAATGCATGATATTATGAAGTCATGTGTTTGAATATTGATCATTAAAAGAATAACAACTAAAACTAAATAATTTAGTGTCACTTTAGCCAACGTTGTTGCACTCAAGAATATAAAAGGTACACAGCTGTAGAAACCAATAACTAACTTGGTTCTACACACATGCAAGTATGCAACAATAAACGTACTCAAGCTCCTCAAGAGTCAAGTTCATGAGTTTGTGAAATGGATTCAATGCATTCGCTACTGTGCAGTCAAActatgctaaaaaaaaaaattagtcgtCTTATCAAAATCGAACGGCTTCatattttaatacaaatttaaatttttataataataaattctgACTTTGAAATATGAATGTTATATCAAATGAGTTGACTTCACTACAAAAAAAGGTATCGAGTAACATTATTTTTCACCATAACAAAAATATTGGATGATTGTCGTTTGCCTCCTGAATTGTTCACACTAAAAAATAGATTATCGAAAGATATTTTTCGATAAAATTATACTACTGAGAGATATCTTTCGGTTAAATTTACACTACAAAAAGATATCTCCCGCGGATATAGGGGGACATAGGAGGAGGGTATTCTGATTAATTTAGAGGCCGAAGAACAAccatcaaaatattaaataaataaaaacttacagatgttttctctccccacctcccatgaatcttttatacccccaatattccaattttgcccttgcagaaaaattcggttcgcagaaaccgaatttttactagtgcaaattcagagtaaattttggtttttagaaactgaaatttatttttaaggcaaaaaaaaacttcggtttctacaaaACGAAGTTTTtttcaaggacaaaattggaaattcagagggataaaagattcacggagGTGGGGAGATAAAACATCAAACAGGCTAGAGAAAAATCcaacttaaattaataattgggCCATGAATAGGCCCAGAAAGAAAGGCCGAATAGGCCCGTGATTACCACCATCGTCATCGTCATCATAAAACACACTTCGACAGTACATTAGGGTTGCAGCACCAACCGTCACCGAAGAAGTGAATTTTTTCGCCGCGCCTCCTCATCCACACACACAACTTGTAACCATGGTACTTCTCAATTCCTTTACAAACATAGATTGAAACTTTAACTTTGAATCAACTTATATATgcttatttgtttatttatcttATCAGATCATTTCCGAGAAAAATCGTAGAGAGATCTCCAAATACCTCTTCCAAGGTATGTTAATGGTTAGGGTTTCATCttgttatgattttattttgctttgtttgtttaattGAATTGATTAAGTTGTTGTTTAGAGGGAGTTTGTTATGCAAAGAAGGATTACAATCTTGCAAAGCATCCAGATATTGATGTACCAAATCTGCAAGTGATTAAGCTCATGCAGAGCTTCAAATCAAGGGAATATGTTAGGGAAACTTTTGCTTGGATGCACTATTACTGGTTTCTTACCAATGATGGAATTGAGTTCCTTAGGACTTATCTCAATCTTCCATCTGAGATTGTGCCAGCTACTTTGAAGAAACAGGCTAAGCCAGCTGGCGCAAGGCCATTCGGCGGTGATCGCCCTAGGTATCCATCAatgttgtttgtgtttttgagatttttctgttaatgtttttattgtgtttgaatttgaatgaaatgTTGTTTTGAATAGGGGTCCACCTAGATTCGAGGGAGAAAGGAGATTCGGTGGTGACCGTGATGGTTATCGTGGAGGTCCTAGAGGACCTGGTGGTGAGTTTGGTGGAGAAAAGGGTGGAGCTCCAGCCGACTATAGACCTTCTTTCGGGGTAATCTTATTACTTAATTGTTTCATTTTGTAATTTTCTGTAAATTTCTGTGTGTCAAACTTTATATTTATGAAGATACAATGAAATGAAATACATTGAAGTTATAGAGTCTAGGAATATTAACAACTAATCTAGGAAGTTGTATAGTCAAAGAAtctataaatattttcttaattataacACGCCTCCTCAAGCTGGAGCATACATGTCATATGCATCAAGCTTATTACAAATATATTCAACCCGAGGTCAGCTAAGAGacttattaaatatattagccAATTGATCATTTGTACCCACAAAATCAGTTATTATTTCTCCGGAAAGAACCTTATCCCTTACAGAGTGACAGTCGATCTCTATGTGTTAAGTTATAGTTACAATGATTCTGTTAATTATGAACTTCATTATTATCTTTTATCACCATGTTCTGATTGCCCTTTTTCTTATTTATGTTGCTTTTTGTGTAGTTTTCATTATCAAGTAGATTTATTTGGTCACACTTTAGATAAACTTCACAatcttaaaaagttaattttgcaTATTAAATGTTAGCAGTTAGTTGAAACTACATCTCAATTTTTAAGAACTATACTCATTTTATAACTTCCAAAATACTGCTAATCAAATTAAGTTAATTTATACATATAAGATTTGTTGTGCACTGATTTGTCATGTATGTTCAAATGTCAAAGAATGACAAGTACTTGTCTGCAAAACCAAGTTTTAATGGTGTACTATTAAGTAATCCAAAGTTacttttatctttgttttttaCTTTGCTTAATAGAATTGTGTCTTGGTTCATTGTTTGGTACAATTTATGTCCTTCATTGTTTCATTTCGGTAGGAAGTTGGTATACACTATGGTCTTTACTTTTTTCAAATTATGTTTCAagtttttttcttgtttgaatattgtttcaattgtggaagTTATAGGTTTCCTTGTGTAATTCAAATTCTATTTCCACATTCTGCATTTATGGAATTCTATTATCATTTGTCCTGATGAAGTTTTATTCTTCTGACTCTATTGCAGGGTCCTGGTGGAAGACCTGGCTTTGGCCGTGGTTCTGGTGGCTTTGGAGCTCCAACTAGTTCCAATGATGCTTAAATGTAACGGTTTTCTGCTCCGACTGATGCAATTTTGGCTGTCATTAGACTCTAGTATTTCCCCTCTACTAAAAGTTGTTTATCtccaatattttatttcatttaatattCTGTTATTCGTACAATGAGGATTTTGAATGAGTGGTTTTCCTAAGTAGGATGGTGATTTTGTTAATGTCTGGATGCTGGATCATGCCTGTGTAATTTTCATACAATGAGGATTTTGAACGTGTCTGTAATTTATCATAGGGTTTTTTGCTCCAATATTTTCATCACAATAAAACCCAGTCAAATAAATGAcacaattatgaaaattttatatgttaaaaataagattttttttgtgttactTCTTATTTTTGTGTTACTTAAACAATATGAAACTTTTTGTGTTACTTAAAATGtcaactatttttataaaaaataataaaaaatcggAGGGTAGAATTGTTTTTATAGAATACAAAATGAAAGGGTTATTGCAACATTTTTTAAGAAACATTtgtattaacaaaaaaaaaactatattgaccaaataagctataaataaaaaatgcacgAGTTTTAAGGTACCGTTTGACCTAGCGTGTTTTCATGTTCTTTTTTCTTAGAAGTaaaaagttgggtcaaacaacaattttttttttgaagaagctaaattagctcacCCAAATTGGtatcagagagaatcgaacctcagatcTCAACAGGTGCAAACTCCCAGGTCCCAaaccaataccaatgcaccaactcaAGTGGGTTGGGTcaaataacaatttttaaaagctatagtaagaaaaaataagtttctatattttaagaaaaattataatatattatcaaaacatatcttttaattttactataataaaatttaaaaaaacaaattttaattttttttttaaaaaaagtaagattttgcttaaaaaaaaaatagtaaaatttaccaaacaaatttaattttaaagttattatttataACTTTAAGATTAAAATAGCTTTTCCAtctaaaaaaaagttaggtcaaacggtacctaaatatatttgtaaaagtcgttaaattaaaaaatatataaatgtcgATTTaacaataatcaataaaaattgttagAACTATGATTTGGCATTCGTTGTGGGCTTTGTGGCCTCCAAGATGAATCACTCCTTCTCTTTACTCAATCACCGCAAGATGTGTTCTTCTGCCACTTGCACTTGTTGTGGCCTCCAAGATGAATAATTCTTTCATTGCATTCGGAACTTTGACTTCTATCTTAGCCTTTGGAACCACATTGGTTTTAACAATCCGAATTTCTTCTCGACTATTGATGTGTACGATTGGCTCAAGCTAGGTGCCATAGCTCATTTTCTCGGCTGGTGTTTGGTGGTCTTGGAGACACCGCAACTTGATGTGCCTGAACAATGAGACTTGGTCCTTAAATCGGCTATCCTTTAACATATGAGCTATGGTTGAAACCTTAAGAAACTGTTTCTCCCCCGCTCTAACGAAGGGCTAGTTGAAAGACATATCAAGTGGAACCACAATAAGTATTCATgtgtcattctttttttttttataagcatttaAGTGTTATTCATGTGTCATTCTTAATGTGGATGAAAGGTGCCTCGACTTTCCCATTCGATTTGGATTTGGCGGTATTATTAAAAACACTTTCGGCCACTATCTTGCAGGCTTCATTCAAGGGTCATCCGACATTTTGCTCTCTGAACTATACACTATCAACAAGGCCCTCTTGCTGGCCAAAGACATGAGCTTTAATGAACTTGTCTGCTACTCTGATTCTTTACACTATGTCAACATCATCAAAGGTCCTCATGTCAAGTATCATATTCACGCTGTGTTAATCCAAGATATAAAATATTTACTCTTTCAAATCATGTTTCCCTTTATCAGATACTTAGAGAGGGGTATCAATGTACATATTTCTTTCCTAAACTTGGAGCCTCCTCATATCCACACTATTTCTTTTTAAGAAGACGTTCGTGATCttctttgaaacaaaaaaaaaaatcaatttttacttGTCATTCAAACTTTTAATTTACTGGTTCATACTTcatttaaacttttaatttaaccGATATagattaaacaaaaatcaaggttttgtattttatttcttttgacgTAAGCTAAGCTAAGCTAAGATTCTGTTCGTTCTATATTTAcggaaaaagaaataaaaggttTAGTTCTTGTTCTTCATATCTCTCTCTCATGTGACTCTCCTTCATCTTTTCCAAACCCTTCCATTCTAATTCTAATACCTGCACACAAAAAAAGTAGCATAAGTACTTAAAGTTCAATCAaatactaaaaacaaaaatagaaaattttattattatttaataaaacagagaaaaaaaatgtcttggCTCTTCAACAACTCCAACAACCCTCCCACAGAATCTTCTAATCTTCACCGCACCGCTCCACCGCTTTCCACCGCCGTCGATCACGGCGTCAAGGAAGACCTCTCTCTTATTTTCCGCGGCGTCGCTAATTTTCTCGCTCCGCCTCCTtcgtcttcttcatcttcttcttctactaCCTCTTCCACCGTCGAGTCTACGCCGCCTTCGAAAACTCTCACTGGAATACGGAACGATCTCGTGGAGATCGGAGGAAGTTTCAGAAGTTCGCTTTCTCTTCTCTCGCCTAGAAAAGCTGTCACCGGAATCTCAAAGTTAGCATCTCAATTGTTGCAGTCCGAGCGTGATCAAGAAGAAGTGCCTGGAACTTCGGATGAAGTTGTTCGTTTCGTCAAGGAAATTTCTACACGGCCTGAGTGTTGGACTGAATTTCCCTTTCCACTCCATAATGGTACttcaattttattattctttGTTATTTGTTCTGATTATGATTCTCTATTTAATCAATTGAATATGTACAATCTGATTATGGAAAACGGATTAATTTTGTTGCTAGACACCGGATAAGATACCgataccgataataatttgagaataATTAAGTGTAATGTCGGGGTCCATCGGACACACCTAATCTGAGGATTATCGGTATATCTCCAAtatgcaaaaatataaaattgatagTGGTTGAAATCTTATGCCTTATGTGGTTGTATGctatttcataaataaatattaatccTGATTAAGTTGAATTCAGTATAGATGAAGAATGGATTGTAGATTGTAAATTGGTACATAGTTTATGATGCTTTGCTTGAAGGTACTGTTTCCTACCAATATGGGAGGAATGCATGACATGACATATTGAATTTGTTCACATATAATTGATGATTTAAACTAGGGAGGGACAATGGTGAATGCTAGCGGCTAGCATAGTTGAAGGCTACAGTGTGGTAAAAAGTTATTCCAGAGTTTGAAGAGATACATTAGTTTGTATAGGAAATCCTTTTGCGCCAATAAGGGCAGGCTTATCTAGTAAGTTTAAAGCAATGTCAACAAAAGTCTTGAGTTCAATTTCTTAAAGATAAAGCAAAGTCAACAAAAAGGTCTTGAGCTCAATTCCTTAAAAATAGAGCAATGTCAACAAAAAGGTCTTCAATTCCTATGTGTAATTATTCGTTGGTAGGTAATCTATTAGTGCTGTCATAACCTTTTGTTAAGGTTTATGACATGTCATGACCCTAGAACAGGGCAACCATAACCTCCCCTCAATCTGAACTTTTTCGTTCCCacacataaaaaatagtatCTACTATTTTCTTTATACGTGAAGGGTACAAtctgatatttttacaaaatgtaGTCTTATTCGCAAATTTTATCACACTTCTGAGTTGCatgtctttttcttttccaataCTGTATTCTTGGGAATCAGCCTCTTAGATTATGTTGGGGCAAATTTCTATGAAAAACTGATGCAGTGGTCATTCAGCAATGCTGATTTCAAAGAAATTATTTCCACTGTGAAGCTAGTTCATACTCCTAGTCAATATGAAGTCCTCGGCACCTTTGTTTTTCTCAGAACATATCTTGTTTAACACTCAATACTCATGTGTACTATATAGTATTCAGTGAAGAGAATTGGTTGAGTCTTGATACTTTAGATATCATGAATACAATGAAGCTAAAAAacatttgttttactttatttttatcctACTCAAACATATAAGGAGATTGACAGATATTAATACGGAAATTTGACTTCTTTTTCAGCAGATTGCAGCCTATCCAATTCTCAGAGAGAACATGCACTGGCTATTGAACAACTGGTGCCTGAATTTGTTACACTCAGAATGAACCTTTGCAGTTACATGAATGTGGAAAAGTTTTGGATGATCTATTTTCTATTAATACTTCCAAGACTTAATCAGCATGACTTTGAGCGCCTATCGACCCCCAAGGTAAGCCATGTTTATTCAATATTGTTTTACTTTCCAATGATTCACACAAATAGCAAGGCCAAATGTGTGTTGAATTCCTTTGATGTCTATGCAGTCATTAGCTTTTTAAAGCAACCTTATTTATGTGAGTTTTATTCATGCATGTTAGTCAGATTCAACCATTATATTATGCACATATGTTTGTTGTATATTTCATTGTCGGTGATTTTGACTTAGAAAACCACAAACCATTGCATTCTGAACATGTATAGTAGAtatcagtaaaaaaaatgtgttgtgGCCAAGATAATACAGCAAAGCACTATATATGAAGTATTGTGATATGATATTTATATAGCCTTTGTCATATGCTCTTGATGACAAGTTATgctttatattatttatacatgCTTAACTGAAGTGATTCTGtctattattttattcttctttAATTTAATACAGCTTGTGTTGTTTTATGTGATACATGAGTGAATACTAATGCTGTTATCTGTTGCCAGTCTCTGCATGGCCTggttatttttttgtctttttgatAAAATATCATTGATCAATGGCTGTTGGCACGAGTTTCTTCTGTAGTTTTAGTGTTTGTCCCTGTTTATTTCTTGGCATTCTCCTTATGATTTGGTTATGCTAAATATTGTCAGATTGTTTGGTCTATTGCACCCAACATTTATGTAATTGAAGATAAGTTTATAGATAGTTATACGCCCTTTGCTCTATTTTTACATGTCTGGATAGAAACATTTTCTAAGGCTTTGTTTGGTAGGAGAGGTAAAGGGAGGATTTATAATAAGCTCTCACTTGATTTGGAGTTTTTTAAACAGAGGGAAAGGGTTTgggaatttttaaaaaatcctCCTCCACAGCCCTCTTTCGGTGCTTTTTTTATTCCCTCATATTTGAGGGTTTACACTTCTTTCCAAACAAGGTGAGAGATTTCCTTCGCTTCCCCTTCCTCCCTtccctctccctctccctcaaaGTCTTTCCTCCTATTGCTTTCTATCTTCCAAACACAACCTAAAGGTTTTTTTGGTAGGGGCACTGTTTGGGAGCATTTTTAaaacacgggaaagggtttcaggagtttttaaaattttccagaAGCCTGCTTTActcattttttgaatttgacatttaaacaaagtgGGAGATCcttcccccccccccctcccctCACTTACTCCTAACTTCCAAACAAAACCTAAATATCGGCTATAATATCACATgttctctttttgttttgttagatTGTTGAAGCAAGAGATGTTCTTCTACAAAAACTTGAAGAGAGGAAAGATATGCAGGTCGGAGAATGCAGTAAATCAGGTATTGCAGATATACATCAAGAGGGTAGGGAGGACAGTGGAACAGAAAGTATCACATTTGATCAAAACCAGATATTGACTGACGTTACAAATGCAGCAAAAGGTTTAGAAATTGATGACACGGTCAATAGTGAAAAGTGGTTGACAGATACAGATATAGATGCTAATTCATTGGCTTCCTGTACAAAACATCAACACGAAGAGGACATCTCATTCAGTGACTTAGAGGAGGATGGAAGTTATAGTTCTGATAATAGATTATCAAGCCATGGAGAGGCCATCAGGGGTTCATCGCCTGAAGGTTCAGGTGACTGGGTTCGGCTACGTGAGCGTGAGAGAGGTGACCGGCAGAAAGCTATCCGTTTGAAAGGTAAGGATTCTGAAGACGAGTCAAATGATTGGCTCGCTGTTGACGGGTTTAATTAAATAAAGGTTTTCTCTCTACTTGTGAAGGTacagcattttttttttcttcttttggatAGTTCTTTATTTGTTTAGGAATTCTCAATTCCTTTATATTAAAATGTTTCTGATAGTTTAATTAGAAAATTTCCATTACTGAGAATGTGATGTCATagttgtaaaataatttatactatGGTCACTtccattaatattaatattaatataatagtCAACTATTTAAGAAACTTGTCATAGGTTAGTTTTCAAGATTTTAACCATGACCTTCTAGTAATAATTCttgatgttttttttacatCAGCTTAAGTTCTGCAAATCTTATTATTCCCTTTGCACATGAATGTTGGGCCTAAATTAAGAACATAATAAGAAATTTCCCTTTGCACATTTCAAAGGTTATTATAATTCAAGTGAATGCAAGAGAActaagggaaaacaaattacAGTGTTCCTTGAGAATCGTCAATATATACCCGATACAACAGGGTATCTTGCAATTCAAGGTAATCCACATTGCCTAGCAATTTTCTAAAACTTGCATAAGCCTATGGACATTATAAATGATTGTATCCCAATAAATACAAGTATGACTATCCCTTTTTTTGGTTGACCCAATAATATGcattattggtcaaaaaaagCATTGCTAAAAATGATTGCTAGCCTTGAGAGAGCTTATCTCCAGCAAGAAGTCAAGAAAGGACCATGGCACATAAATGCGAGTATAATGTAAAAGACTATGGCAAAAATCATAATAAGGGTAATCCTGCAAAAAACAATTGAGAGGAAATATCATTACTAGAAatttaataagtaaaaaaaGCTTAACCTCAACATTAAT encodes:
- the LOC123881924 gene encoding 40S ribosomal protein S10-1-like, with product MIISEKNRREISKYLFQEGVCYAKKDYNLAKHPDIDVPNLQVIKLMQSFKSREYVRETFAWMHYYWFLTNDGIEFLRTYLNLPSEIVPATLKKQAKPAGARPFGGDRPRGPPRFEGERRFGGDRDGYRGGPRGPGGEFGGEKGGAPADYRPSFGGPGGRPGFGRGSGGFGAPTSSNDA
- the LOC123881926 gene encoding uncharacterized protein LOC123881926 isoform X1, which gives rise to MSWLFNNSNNPPTESSNLHRTAPPLSTAVDHGVKEDLSLIFRGVANFLAPPPSSSSSSSSTTSSTVESTPPSKTLTGIRNDLVEIGGSFRSSLSLLSPRKAVTGISKLASQLLQSERDQEEVPGTSDEVVRFVKEISTRPECWTEFPFPLHNADCSLSNSQREHALAIEQLVPEFVTLRMNLCSYMNVEKFWMIYFLLILPRLNQHDFERLSTPKIVEARDVLLQKLEERKDMQVGECSKSGIADIHQEGREDSGTESITFDQNQILTDVTNAAKGLEIDDTVNSEKWLTDTDIDANSLASCTKHQHEEDISFSDLEEDGSYSSDNRLSSHGEAIRGSSPEGSGDWVRLRERERGDRQKAIRLKGKDSEDESNDWLAVDGFN
- the LOC123881926 gene encoding uncharacterized protein LOC123881926 isoform X2, which codes for MSWLFNNSNNPPTESSNLHRTAPPLSTAVDHGVKEDLSLIFRGVANFLAPPPSSSSSSSSTTSSTVESTPPSKTLTGIRNDLVEIGGSFRSSLSLLSPRKAVTGISKLASQLLQSERDQEEVPGTSDEVVRFVKEISTRPECWTEFPFPLHNDCSLSNSQREHALAIEQLVPEFVTLRMNLCSYMNVEKFWMIYFLLILPRLNQHDFERLSTPKIVEARDVLLQKLEERKDMQVGECSKSGIADIHQEGREDSGTESITFDQNQILTDVTNAAKGLEIDDTVNSEKWLTDTDIDANSLASCTKHQHEEDISFSDLEEDGSYSSDNRLSSHGEAIRGSSPEGSGDWVRLRERERGDRQKAIRLKGKDSEDESNDWLAVDGFN